The Cellulomonas flavigena DSM 20109 DNA segment CGATCCGGACGATCATAGGGTGATATGACCGGAGAAATAACCCGTTGTGTGTGAACTCCTCGTATCCCGGACGCGTCCGGCGCGGGTCTCCTCCCGCCGCCCCCGCCAGCCGCCTGACAAGACCTTCTGCCGCTACCGACCGCCCATCAGCGGCACAAGGTCTTGTTCGGCGGGTGGGCAGTGGCCGGAGGCGGCGGGCGTCAGGAGTGGGCGACGCAGGTCGTCGCGGTCGGTCGGGCCTCCAGGCGGGCGTCGTCGAGGGGCTCGCCGCCCACGGCGCACCGGCCGTACGTGCCGGCGGCCACGCGGGCCAGGGCGGCGTCGATCTCGGCCAGCCGACGGGTCGCGGCGGCACCGAGCGCCTCGAGCTGCGCGCGCTCGAACGCGATGGTCGTGCCCTCGGGGTCGTGCTCGTCGTCGACGTTGGCCCCGCGCGCGGCGTCGACGACGTCCTGGCGTGCGTCACCCAGGCCCGTCAGCCGCCCGAGCGTGTCGGCGCGCAGGGCCAGCAGCAGCTCACGTGCGCGTGCGTCGTCCACCACTCCGGTCTACACGGTGCCGGCGCTGACCGCCGCTTGCGGGCCCTGCGCGGCGGTCACGCGTCGGTGAGGACCGCGTCCGGCGTGGTGGGCGACGGCTCGTCCAGGCCCGCGACGACGCGGGCGTGGGCCTCCTGCGCGTCGCTGCGCGCGCTCTCGACGGCCTGCACCGCCTGCGTCGTCCGCTCCTGCAGGGCCTTCGCCTCGCGCTCGACGAACTCCACGGCACGCGTCGCGCGGGTGGCCTCCTGCGCCGCCTTGCCCCGCCCCTGGACGAACCGCGTGACGGCGGCGATGCCGGCGGCGACGGCGGCCAGGCCGTAGACCCACTGCATGTCGGACCCGTCGACGACCGCCGCGAGCAGCAGCACGCCGGCGGCGACCGCGAGCCCGACGGTCAGGGGCGTCTCCCACGCGGCGGGCACGTACTGCGGCGTGCGGGCCCTCTCCAGCGCCGCGCCCAGACCCTCCACGGCCTCGCCGGGCCGGGCCCGCAGCGTCAGGCCCAGGGCCTGCGCGTCGACGTGCGTCGGTACGGGGACGTCGCCGTCGGCCAGGGCCGCGTCGGCGACGCGCCGGAGCCACGGTGCGGTGGCCTCGCGGGCGAGGACGCCGGCGGGGTCGCGGCGGGTCAGGGCGTCGTCGCGCAGCAGGTCGAGCAGCGCGCCCGCGGGGGCGTGCCAGGTGGCCCCGGGCGCCTCGCGGCCGGCGACGACGGCCTCGAGCTCGGCGACGCGCGTCATGAGCTCGCGCTCCTCCTCTGCGCCCTCGTCGACGAGCGCCCGCAGCACCGCGGCGAGCTCGTCGAGCGCCGCGGTACGCACGGCGGCGCGGTCCTCGGCAGCGGTCTCGCCGTCGGGCGTGCCGAACACCGGAACGTCGTCACCGGGGTCGGCGGGCGTCTCGACGAGCGCGCGCAGGGCCTGCAGGGTCGCGGCGGACCGACGGGCGCGGGCCGCGGCCTCGGACGTCCGCGGGCCCGTGCCGCCGTGGCTCGCGGACGCCTTCAC contains these protein-coding regions:
- a CDS encoding TraR/DksA family transcriptional regulator; the encoded protein is MDDARARELLLALRADTLGRLTGLGDARQDVVDAARGANVDDEHDPEGTTIAFERAQLEALGAAATRRLAEIDAALARVAAGTYGRCAVGGEPLDDARLEARPTATTCVAHS